The Candidatus Eisenbacteria bacterium genomic sequence TCGACTACATGGGCTCGGACGAGGACGTCGAACGCGCGGCGCGCGTCTCGTACGGCTATGGCACGCGACGCACGAGCGCGACGCGCGGGCTCGTCCGCTATCTCCGGCGGCACCGGCACACGACGCCCTCCGAGATGGTCGAGCTGAAGTTCCACTGCGCCATGCCGATCTTCGTCGCGCGACAGTGGATCCGCCATCGCACGGCGAGCGTGAACGAGGTGAGCGGCCGCTACTCGCTGCTGCCGCTCCTCTACTACCGCCCGGCGCGCTCCGAGTTCCAGGCGCAGAGCGCGTCGAATCGCCAGGGGCGCGACGGCGCGCCGATGGAGGCGCTCTACGACGAGGCGATCGGACGCTGGGAGCGCATCCGGACGGAGGCGTCGTCGGGCTACGAGTGGATGGTCGGCAACGACGTCGCACGCGAGCTGGCGCGCATCGACCTGCCGCTGTCGGTCTACACGCAGTGGTACTGGAAGATCGACCTCCACAACCTGCTGCACTTCCTGTCGGTCCGCGTCGACGCGCACGCGCAGTACGAGATCCGCGCCTTCGCCCGCGTGATGGCCGGGATGCTGCAGCGGGTGGCGCCCCTCACCTTCGAGGCGTGGATCGACTACGAGGTCGCGGGCGCGGTGCTGTCGCGCGGCGAGCTGGCGGCGCTCCGCCAGCTCGTGCGCGTCCGCGAGGGTGCGCTCGAGGGCAGCGGCGCACGCCTCGCGGCGGCGGAGCTCGAGGCCCTCGGGCTCTCGAACCGCGAGATCGACGAGCTGCTCGCAAAGCTCGGATCGGCGCCGGCGCCGGAGGACTTCACGCTCGATCCGTCGCAGGCGCGGCCGGCCGAGGCGTTCGCGCGCGAGATGGAAGCCGCCGTGCCGTCGGTGGATCGGCGGTGAGCGACGACGCGCCGGACGTCGCGGCGGCCGTCGCGCGAGGGGTTCGCCTCTTCAATCTGGGACGCTACATGGGTGCACACGAGATCTGGGAGGAGAGCTGGCGCGCCGCCGACGGCGACGACCGCGGTTTCCTCGAGGCGCTCGTGCAGCTCGCCGCCGGGCTCCACCTGCGCACGCGGCGCGGCGGCATGCGCGGCGCCGAACACCTCCTCTCGCAGTCGCTCGCCACGCTGGAGGACTTCCGTCCGGCGCACCACGGGGTCGACGTCGACCGCCTCGTCACCGAGTTCGGCGTCTACGTCG encodes the following:
- a CDS encoding DUF309 domain-containing protein, with the protein product MSDDAPDVAAAVARGVRLFNLGRYMGAHEIWEESWRAADGDDRGFLEALVQLAAGLHLRTRRGGMRGAEHLLSQSLATLEDFRPAHHGVDVDRLVTEFGVYVDWVREVKRPHKLLDARRIPRLRSAPASR
- the thyX gene encoding FAD-dependent thymidylate synthase, encoding METKRPTTPAAEEILGLYFPVLDHGFVSLVDYMGSDEDVERAARVSYGYGTRRTSATRGLVRYLRRHRHTTPSEMVELKFHCAMPIFVARQWIRHRTASVNEVSGRYSLLPLLYYRPARSEFQAQSASNRQGRDGAPMEALYDEAIGRWERIRTEASSGYEWMVGNDVARELARIDLPLSVYTQWYWKIDLHNLLHFLSVRVDAHAQYEIRAFARVMAGMLQRVAPLTFEAWIDYEVAGAVLSRGELAALRQLVRVREGALEGSGARLAAAELEALGLSNREIDELLAKLGSAPAPEDFTLDPSQARPAEAFAREMEAAVPSVDRR